The Acaryochloris sp. CCMEE 5410 genome includes the window CGTCAAGCAATTGGCGCGAGAGCGGCGCAAGCTACAAGAACGCATCGAGGCGATCACCAAAAGTGAGAAGCGGGATGATGGGGTGCTGTTTGATCAGCTTGGGGTAGATGCGCTGTTTGTAGATGAGGCCCATTTTTGGAAGAATCTAGGCCGCCCCAGCAAGCTAGAAAATATTACAGGTCTTTCCAATACCAATTCTCAGCGGGCAATGGATGGGTTTATGAAATGCCAGCTCATCCGTAAACAAGGTGGGCGCTTGGTGTTTGCGACAGGCACCCCGATCTCAAACTCCATTGCTGAGATGTACACGATGCAGCGATTCTTGCAGCCAGAGGCATTGGAGCGACAGGGGATTGGCAACTTTGATGCTTGGGTGGGGGCTTTTGCTGAGAAGGTCACGGCTCCTGAAATTGATGCCACAGGACGATTCAAGATTAAGACCCGGCTGGCTAAGTTTACCAATGTCCCGGAATTGATGACCCTGTTTCGGGAAACCGCTGACATCAAAACGACCGCACAGCTTCAACTGCCCGTGCCCGAGGTGGAGCGAATCACCGTCACGACTCAAGCCTCTCAGGTGCAGTTGAGCTATATGGAGCGGTTGATCAGTAGAGCGGAAGCGGTCGCTAGCCGTAGGGTAAGGCCGACTCAAGACAACATGCTCTTAATTACTACAGATGGCCGTCGATCCTCGCTGGATATGCGCCTCGTTTCTCCAGACATCCCCAATCACCCCCAGAGCAAGGCCAGCCAAGCCGTCACGAATATCCATAAAATCTGGGAATCCACGGCTGAAAATCGGCTCACCCAAATGGTGTTCTGTGATTTGGGCACTCCCAAAAAAGCAAAGGATGGTGGGGAAGGGCGCTTTAGTCTCTATGCCGATATCAAGGCTGGGCTGATGGCAAAGGGGATTCCCGCTGAGGAGATTGCTTTTATTCACGATGCGGCCAACAATCAACAGAAAGAAGAACTCTACGGCAAGATGCGAAAGGGGGATGTGCGTGTCCTGATCGGGTCATCAGAAAAATGTGCTGTGGGGATGAATATTCAGGATCGGCTGATTGCAGAACATCATTTAGATGCTCCTTGGCGACCGTCTGACATTGCTCAAAGAGAAGGGCGGATCATTCGCCAGGGCAACCGCAACAGCAAAGTCATTGTGATGACTTACGTCACCCAAGGGCGTAATGGGCAGCTAGGGTTTGATTCTTATAGTTGGCAAACCCTAGCCCGTAAAGCGGAGATGGTGGGCCAGGTGATGAATGGCGATCCAACTTTGAGATCGGTGGATGATATCTCTGGTGCAGCGTTGAGCTTTGATGAGATTAAAGCCATTGCGACGGGCAACCCTCTGATCATGGAGAAAGCCTCTGTGGATAATCGGGTGACGGAGCTTCAGCGGTATGAGCAAGCATTTTTGAATGAACGGTATGATAACCAGCGAGAAATTAAGGATCTGATTCCAGAGCGAATTAAAAATGTCACCCAACGAATCAATGCTTTAACCTCAGATATTGCGATTCGACAGGATACGAGTGGGGATAAGTTCAAAATCAAGATCGGCAATAAGACCCTGGACAAAAGACAGGATGCGGGTCAATTGCTCCTGAATATTATGGGGACTATCAATAAAAAAGATAAAAAGGGTGAGCAAAAAATCGGTGAGTTCGCAGGCTTTGACCTAATGGCTTTCATTTTAGATAGGTATAAGACTGCACTGAACTTGAGGTCGCCAAATGGAAATAGTTACTACATAAGTGGAGGTGAATCCCCTCTTGGTATCATCCGGTCAATGGAGAGCTGCCTCAGTAAGTTACCTGAGAATCTTGAAGGAGAGAAGAAGAGTCTAGCAAGAATAAATTCTGAGTTATCTGTACTTGAGGAGGGCTTAGATAAACCCTTTGAATATGAGACTGAACTTGAGCAGCAGCTTTCCCGACAACATGAAATCAATACGGAGCTGGGCATCTATAAAAGTGATGAGCAATCCATCACTGCGGAGGAAGATGAGAGTGCGGAGGTAGAACCGGACAAGGCCCAGACTGAAGGCGAACAAGACCCAGGGAAAAATGATCAGCTGATCGATCTCGATGATCTAGATAGCCTAGATGCCAACCTGGATTGGTTTGATGGTGTTGACGAAGAGGAAGTTTATGCCCCTAGTGAACCCACACCAGAACTAACAGCAGCATTGCAAAATCTGGGAACCTTCGCCCCTGATCCCAAACAGGAGACAGCGGAGCTTGAACCGTCCGTGGAGCCAGAACCCGATCTCATTGAAGCACCCCAAGCACAAGCCCCTGACAGCCCAGTTGAGGAAGCATCCACCCCGGAGATTCCTGAATCCATCATTGAAGGGTTAAAGGGTGCGATCTCAGAGATTGAATCATTCAATGAAGCGATTGAAGCGGGTCGATACCTAGATCAAACGCAGGGAGGACAGGGGCGCTATGAGTTTGAGTCTTTCGAGAATCGCTCCCCGTCCATCCACCAGGCCCAAGAGACGATTTCTCAGTTCCGGGCCATGTGCCCGGAGAAGGGGGTTGATGCTGAGCAAGTTCTGAATGATTTGGGATATGTGCCACCGTTGGAGATATCAGAGCAGGCCCAGGAGTGGATCAAGGAACCGGATGAAGCTCCAGAAGTGAAGGTAACGCCTGTTGTCCAGGGTGAGGATGAACAGATGTCTTTGCTCATCGACTCTCCTCAACATGAAGAAGAGATAGCATCTGAGATAGAGAATGACGAGCAGTTAGCTATGGATCAGAAGCCAGAAGAAACCAATGCACCAGAGCCGTCCCAAGCTCAAGAGAAACCCGAATCAGAGGTTGAGCAGGTTACCCAGAATATGGGGTAATTGAAGGGTCGCTGACACCAGACGCAACGAAGGCTGAAACCCTTTTTTAGTAAGGACTATGGGCGTTAAGAACTGTAAACCCCATTGACTTCCATTACCCTTAATTCATAACCTACACTTATAGTACAAAGACTTGCCTTACGCTCTAATGAATTCACTTTCATAGGAGCGTAATCGCATGAAACGGAAATGGCATCCAGAAGAGCTGCTTGAGCATTGGTCCATTCAACCTGACGAAGAACATTTGTTAGCCAGACGTCAAGGAGCGAATCTCCTAGGATTTGTCCTATTGCTTAAATTTTTTCAATACGAAGGTCGCTTCCCTGAACAGAAGTATGAGATTCCTCGTATGGCCATAACCTTTGTAGCGAGTCAGCTAGACTTACTGCCAGATCTGTTTCAGGACTATAACTGGCAAGGTAGGAGTATTCAAAATCACCGGGCCCAGATTCGCCAATTTTCAGGATTTCGACAAGCAACTGTGGCAGACCAAAATCAGCTATGCACTTGGTTAATGCATACAGTTCTGGGTCAAGAGCAGGATTATCATCATCTGAAATTGAGAGTCTATGACCAACTGCGCTCACTTCAAATTGAACCACCTACTCCTGCTAGGATTGAGCGCTTAATCCGGTCCGCTCAACGCCGGTTTGAGCGTCAGCTTTTTTCCTCAACCCTCAAGCAGCTGTCCAAGCAAACTCAGACTGAGCTTGATGAATTGATTCAAGACCCCAAAGTGACCCCAGGTAAAGAGATATAGCAGTCGCCATACTATTCAGGACGCTAGATTAAGGACATGCTCCATTGCTTCTCTGAGAGACCCAAAATGGTCTAATTGGTGACGGATGCGACTTTTAATCCAAGACCAAGACCGTTCAATCTTATTCAAGTCAGGAGAATAAGGCGGTAAATACCAAACCTCACAACCTGCTGCTTCCACCAATTCCTGTATTCGTCCTCCCTTATGAAATGTGGCATTATCTATCACCAACTTTTGCCCAGGTTTAAGCACCGGTATCAAGCAACGCTCTAGCCAAATTTCAAATACCGTCCGGTTGCAAGCTCCTTCAATCGTGAACGGGGCCATCAACTGCTTTGACCTTAAAGCTGCAATCATATTGACTCGACCACTTCTACGGCCAGTCTTCAAGGCATAAACCCGCTCACCTTTGGGGCCATAAGCGTAGTCATACTCATCTCGATGGTCCATGCCTGACTCATCCGCATAGACGATATCCTCTGGATCCACGGTACTCAAGCGTTCGATGAACGCTGCCCGTTTGTGCTCATCTCGTTCTCGGTACCCATACGTTTTTTTTTCGAGTAAATCCGATTTTCTGGAGGGCTCTTGAGATGGTTCGATCACTAATCTCTCCATCCCATAGTTGAGCCATCTGAGCTTGGGTTTTATACCGATGCTGATGGGCAAACGCTCGGAACTTGTCCCAGTCTGTGATTTTATGGCTATGGCCAGGATGATGGACTGGCTTGGGATGCAAATCACCCGTTTCCGCCTTGAGGTGTTGCCATTGGTTAATCGTGTTACGACTGATATGGAACAGCTCACTCGCCTCAGAAGGGCGCATCCCATCGAGCTCAATCGCATCTATCACTTTGCAACGTAGGTCGTAACTATAAATTTTGGGCATCACACAGGAGAAGGAATGAAAGACTTCTCTAGTTTACGTCCTTCTCAATATGACGACTGCTATACCAGATCCGCCCCTGAGTGCCTTAAAAAAAGATCCTGGACCCGTGGGTCTCAATAGCCTGCTTTCAGAAATCATCAAGCTCCAACGCCTCCGCCAAGTGGCTTTGCCAGATACCTTATTTTCTCATCTGACCCCACGAGTTCTGGAGTGTTATCGGCTCCGAGTGGAGACAGAAACCTTATCCGAGTTGAGGCATCACCCCAAAACCATCCGACTCACCTTACTCGCGAGTTTCTGCTGGCAGCGATGCCAAGAGATCATCGACAACATCATGGATCTGCTGATTCAGATCGTCCATCGCATTGATAGCCGCAGCAAGAACAAAGTGACGTCAGAGGTGATCGCTAAAGTCAAAAAAACGGACTCTCACACCCAACTGTTTTATCAGGTGGCCACTGCAGCCCTAGCCACACCAGATGGCTTGGTCAGAGACGTCATCTACCCCGTTGCCAGTGAGCAAACCCTGGAAGCATTTGTAGACTCCTATAACGATGGCGGTCAAACCTTTCGACAACTCCTACACGCCAGAATCCGTTCCTCCTACGGTCATCATTATCGGCAAATGCTTCCTGCGGTACTGGAAGTGATTGACTTTCGGTGCAATAACAAGCAATACCAGCCCATCCTGCAGGCTGTGGATTTACTCAAAGCCTATGTGGACACCCCCCGAAAACCTTATGCCTCAGAAGATGACGTCCCCATTGAAGGGGTCGTCAGTGCAGACTGGCAAGAGACGGTGTTAGGTCAGGATGAGGACCAGCCAGACAAAGTAGATCGCATCGCCTATGAGATGTGCGTCCTCAGGGCCCTGAGAGAGAAACTACGGTGTAAGGAAATTTGGGTCGCCGGTGCCAATCGCTATCGCAACCCCGACCTGGATTTACCCCAAGACTTTGACGAGCGGCGAGAGGAATACTACCAGGATCTGCAACAGCCCCTAGAGGTGGAAACCTTCATCACTCAGATCCAAGCTGATATGGAAAACGCCTTGACCCGTTTAAATCAGGGGATGCCTCACAACTCCAAAGTTGAGATCTTGAGTAAGCGTGGAGGACGAATTAAGGTATCCCCGCTTGAGGCACAACCGGAACCCATGAACATTCACAAGCTCAAGGAAGAGATCAACCAAAGATGGTCTTTAACGCATTTGTTGGATGTCCTCAAAGAAGCAGACTTTCGGATTGATTTCACCCAGCATTTCAAGAGTGCGGCTAGTCGTGAAATATTGAGCCCCCAGTCCCTGCGCAAGCGTTTGCTGTTGTGTATTTACGGACTGGGCACCAATTTAGGAATTAAGCGCATCGCTCATTCAGAAGCCGATGCAGGATACTTTGAATTGCATTATGTCCGACGCAAGTTTTTAAGCAAGACAGCTCTCAGCTGTGCGATTACGGATGTGGCCAATGCGATTTTCCGGATTCGCCTTTCTCATATCTGGGGAGAAGCCACCACGGCTTGTGCATCTGATTCTCGGCACTTTGAATCTTGGGACCAGAATTTGATGACGGAATGGCATGTTCGCTATGGCGGCCGGGGGGTGATGATCTACTGGCATGTCGAGAAAAAATCTGTGTGTATCTACTCGCAACTGAAGAAGTGTTCTTCCTCGGAGGTAGCCTTTATGGTTAAGGGTGTGCTTCGCCACTGCACGGAGATGTCCGTGAATAAAAGCTATGTGGATACCCATGGCCAAAGCGAGGTGGGGTTTGCATTTTGCTATTTATTGAATTTCCAGCTGATGCCTCGCTTTAAGGGCATCAACAAGCAGAAGCTCTACCTGCCGATGTCCGGGCAGAAGAAGAAGTATGTCCATCTCAAGGCGATTGTGAAGCGACCCATTCGTTGGGATCTGGTACGGGAGCAATATGAGCCAATGATCCAGTTCACAACCGCGATGAAGCAAGGCACTGCCGAACCTGAAGCCATTCTGAGTCGATTCACCCGCAACAACGTTAAGCACCCTACTTACCTTGCCTTGGCTGAATTAGGGCGAGCCATCAAGACCATTTTCTTGTGCCAGTATTTGCATGATGAAGCCTTACGGCAAGAGATCAATGAAGGTCTAAACGTGGTTGAGAATTGGAATAGTGCCAATGACTTCATCTTCTATGGCAAAAATGGTGACTTTGCTAGTAATCAAACGGCGATGCAAGAGCTATCCATGCTTTGCCTGCACTTACTGCAAATCAGCCTGGTCTATATCAATACTCTGATGATTCAAAAAGTACTTTCTGAGCCCACATGGATGAATCGTATGCAGGAAGAAGATTTGAGGGCGTTAACCCCGTTGTTCTACCTCCATATCAATCCTTATGGACGTTTCCGTCTAAACATGAGTGAGCGTCTGGTGATTGAAAACTTGGCTGCGTAGGGTGTGACAGCAATGAGATTGCTCTGTTGGGGCTCATCTCAGCGGGGCAACCTTTACTTCAATATAGAGTAGTACAGCGACAAAAAACACTTAAGATAAACTTATTGATAAGTAGCAAATTTGATCTGTTTTAGGGAGAGCTTTAGTTTGGTTGCGTCTGGTGTCAGCGACCCTTCAATTACCCCAACTGGACACGACGCAACCCCTGATTGTCCAGGGGGATGAAGAACAACTCTACCGAATGATCGCCAATCTGGTGATGAACGCGATTCAGTACACCCCTCGGGGGGGCGATGTGGTCATTCGACTCAATCAAGATAAAAAATATGCTTTGGTTGAGGTTCGAGATACAGGCATAGGCATCCCTGCCGAGCAACAGGCCCATGTGTTTACCCGCTTCTATCGGGTGAATCGCGATCGCAACCGCAAAACAGGTGGCTCAGGATTGGGATTAGCGATTGCAAGTGCGATCGCACTGAAGCATCAAGGCAAGATCACGGTTCAAAGCCAAGTGGGTCAAGGTAGCACTTTTATCCTGTCTCTTCCTCTCGCAACGGTATAACGCTGATCTTTCCTCACAGCTAAGACAGCACAGGTTAGGCCACCTAGAACAAGATCCAGTGTGCCATCTTCAAATTAAGTTGTTTTATTGTGGAGTTGAATAATGGCGGGCGGTAATGTCTCTGGCATTCTCGCAGTTTCCGGCTGACTTTCACCCACTGACGTGAAGATCAGGAATGCGCCCATCCCCGCCATAATTGCATTTTCAGCAAAACTGATGATGCCAAGTGGAGTCTTGGTATTCCCTCCTACACAGGCACAGTTCAACGCTAATTTATCGATGTACACAGCTTTGAAAACTGAAATGCCGCCGCTGGTGCCAATCAGTAGGGAACTAATTCCAGTGGCGAGAGGGGCCAATCCAGATAGAAAACCAAGACCGATGATCAATTCAGCAAAAGGATAAGCTTTTGCATAGGGCTTGAATCGTTTGGTAATCAGGTCATATTTCTCGAAGCTTTCGGCAAAGGAATCGAGATCCATTAGCTTCAGTGAGGCCAGCATGGAAAGTGAAACGCCCATCAGACCTGTCATCCCCAAGGAAGCTGCTAGAGCAATCAGTCCAGCAGTCGAAAAAACGGCGATGACAGGCGCGTAGGAATAGTCGGCTGATTCTGCTTCAACATCAAAGCGCTCAGCTAAGTCGGTGTAGCCGCCAATGCGCTCCTCGCCGAAGAA containing:
- a CDS encoding glutaredoxin; amino-acid sequence: MPTATKEPVRVYRMSMPEHECPWGLKAINLLNEQDIEFEDHKLTSKEEVETFKAKHNVPTTPQIFFGEERIGGYTDLAERFDVEAESADYSYAPVIAVFSTAGLIALAASLGMTGLMGVSLSMLASLKLMDLDSFAESFEKYDLITKRFKPYAKAYPFAELIIGLGFLSGLAPLATGISSLLIGTSGGISVFKAVYIDKLALNCACVGGNTKTPLGIISFAENAIMAGMGAFLIFTSVGESQPETARMPETLPPAIIQLHNKTT
- a CDS encoding cell wall metabolism sensor histidine kinase WalK encodes the protein MSATLQLPQLDTTQPLIVQGDEEQLYRMIANLVMNAIQYTPRGGDVVIRLNQDKKYALVEVRDTGIGIPAEQQAHVFTRFYRVNRDRNRKTGGSGLGLAIASAIALKHQGKITVQSQVGQGSTFILSLPLATV
- a CDS encoding DUF4158 domain-containing protein, producing MKRKWHPEELLEHWSIQPDEEHLLARRQGANLLGFVLLLKFFQYEGRFPEQKYEIPRMAITFVASQLDLLPDLFQDYNWQGRSIQNHRAQIRQFSGFRQATVADQNQLCTWLMHTVLGQEQDYHHLKLRVYDQLRSLQIEPPTPARIERLIRSAQRRFERQLFSSTLKQLSKQTQTELDELIQDPKVTPGKEI
- a CDS encoding Tn3 family transposase translates to MTTAIPDPPLSALKKDPGPVGLNSLLSEIIKLQRLRQVALPDTLFSHLTPRVLECYRLRVETETLSELRHHPKTIRLTLLASFCWQRCQEIIDNIMDLLIQIVHRIDSRSKNKVTSEVIAKVKKTDSHTQLFYQVATAALATPDGLVRDVIYPVASEQTLEAFVDSYNDGGQTFRQLLHARIRSSYGHHYRQMLPAVLEVIDFRCNNKQYQPILQAVDLLKAYVDTPRKPYASEDDVPIEGVVSADWQETVLGQDEDQPDKVDRIAYEMCVLRALREKLRCKEIWVAGANRYRNPDLDLPQDFDERREEYYQDLQQPLEVETFITQIQADMENALTRLNQGMPHNSKVEILSKRGGRIKVSPLEAQPEPMNIHKLKEEINQRWSLTHLLDVLKEADFRIDFTQHFKSAASREILSPQSLRKRLLLCIYGLGTNLGIKRIAHSEADAGYFELHYVRRKFLSKTALSCAITDVANAIFRIRLSHIWGEATTACASDSRHFESWDQNLMTEWHVRYGGRGVMIYWHVEKKSVCIYSQLKKCSSSEVAFMVKGVLRHCTEMSVNKSYVDTHGQSEVGFAFCYLLNFQLMPRFKGINKQKLYLPMSGQKKKYVHLKAIVKRPIRWDLVREQYEPMIQFTTAMKQGTAEPEAILSRFTRNNVKHPTYLALAELGRAIKTIFLCQYLHDEALRQEINEGLNVVENWNSANDFIFYGKNGDFASNQTAMQELSMLCLHLLQISLVYINTLMIQKVLSEPTWMNRMQEEDLRALTPLFYLHINPYGRFRLNMSERLVIENLAA
- a CDS encoding SNF2-related protein, translating into MFDVQIRGGLDDELGIAQAKLNQVYDQFVAKNGNLSDSGNKRVFNLDPDAQLILALEQKNKNTEAIEKTAVFSRRTVRPKEVRASAETSQEALVTSLNEYNQVVPGYMAQLVGEDEAVVLADLQQQGLIFKEPTTGQWQTEDQYLSGGVREKLKIAQAAVEGGNPEFQANVEALQKVQPRDLGPGEIEVRLGSPWIPPETIADFAHDLLQVPKESGGITVNHSSNFAVWNIKAKPSIQSNSHNLKTYGTGYYSAIELIEKSLNLKDVSVFYKDADGKSRVDQQATMSVRMKQEQIKERFKGWIWKDFDRSQTLCKIYNDLFNGTVIREFRNPNLEMPGSSPSITLRPHQKDAVWRSLQSPTTLLAHEVGAGKTFTMVASAIEMRRLGIAKKPMIVVPNHMLEQFTNEFQQLYPNAKVLAPGEKDTKASKRKELMARIATGDWDAVIVTHSAFKLLPISKEQEKDFYVQQLTEVESVINEQGDRKGNAIVKQLARERRKLQERIEAITKSEKRDDGVLFDQLGVDALFVDEAHFWKNLGRPSKLENITGLSNTNSQRAMDGFMKCQLIRKQGGRLVFATGTPISNSIAEMYTMQRFLQPEALERQGIGNFDAWVGAFAEKVTAPEIDATGRFKIKTRLAKFTNVPELMTLFRETADIKTTAQLQLPVPEVERITVTTQASQVQLSYMERLISRAEAVASRRVRPTQDNMLLITTDGRRSSLDMRLVSPDIPNHPQSKASQAVTNIHKIWESTAENRLTQMVFCDLGTPKKAKDGGEGRFSLYADIKAGLMAKGIPAEEIAFIHDAANNQQKEELYGKMRKGDVRVLIGSSEKCAVGMNIQDRLIAEHHLDAPWRPSDIAQREGRIIRQGNRNSKVIVMTYVTQGRNGQLGFDSYSWQTLARKAEMVGQVMNGDPTLRSVDDISGAALSFDEIKAIATGNPLIMEKASVDNRVTELQRYEQAFLNERYDNQREIKDLIPERIKNVTQRINALTSDIAIRQDTSGDKFKIKIGNKTLDKRQDAGQLLLNIMGTINKKDKKGEQKIGEFAGFDLMAFILDRYKTALNLRSPNGNSYYISGGESPLGIIRSMESCLSKLPENLEGEKKSLARINSELSVLEEGLDKPFEYETELEQQLSRQHEINTELGIYKSDEQSITAEEDESAEVEPDKAQTEGEQDPGKNDQLIDLDDLDSLDANLDWFDGVDEEEVYAPSEPTPELTAALQNLGTFAPDPKQETAELEPSVEPEPDLIEAPQAQAPDSPVEEASTPEIPESIIEGLKGAISEIESFNEAIEAGRYLDQTQGGQGRYEFESFENRSPSIHQAQETISQFRAMCPEKGVDAEQVLNDLGYVPPLEISEQAQEWIKEPDEAPEVKVTPVVQGEDEQMSLLIDSPQHEEEIASEIENDEQLAMDQKPEETNAPEPSQAQEKPESEVEQVTQNMG
- a CDS encoding IS630 family transposase (programmed frameshift), encoding MPKIYSYDLRCKVIDAIELDGMRPSEASELFHISRNTINQWQHLKAETGDLHPKPVHHPGHSHKITDWDKFRAFAHQHRYKTQAQMAQLWDGEISDRTISRALQKIGFTRKKTYGYRERDEHKRAAFIERLSTVDPEDIVYADESGMDHRDEYDYAYGPKGERVYALKTGRRSGRVNMIAALRSKQLMAPFTIEGACNRTVFEIWLERCLIPVLKPGQKLVIDNATFHKGGRIQELVEAAGCEVWYLPPYSPDLNKIERSWSWIKSRIRHQLDHFGSLREAMEHVLNLAS